Proteins co-encoded in one Prescottella sp. R16 genomic window:
- a CDS encoding TetR/AcrR family transcriptional regulator: protein MSPRTDARAAILDAAEDLIAARGFDATSTAAVAAAADVPKALVFYYFPTKPDILTALVTERLPAVPIDDVAPLVAPGDPATSLVNLDDALTARDRHARAMQVILCREAGTHPDVRAHLRRFRTGLRDATVRILQASTVAPIRPGTLRDCADAWVAVMVAITGTRTRDREEIGAVARVVAAGMAQLG, encoded by the coding sequence GTGTCGCCGCGCACTGATGCGCGGGCGGCGATCCTCGATGCGGCCGAGGACCTCATCGCCGCACGCGGATTCGACGCCACGTCCACCGCCGCCGTCGCGGCGGCGGCGGACGTCCCGAAAGCCCTGGTCTTCTACTATTTCCCCACCAAACCCGACATTCTCACCGCGCTCGTCACCGAGCGGCTGCCGGCCGTACCGATCGACGACGTCGCCCCGCTCGTGGCACCCGGTGATCCGGCGACGAGCCTGGTGAATCTCGACGACGCCCTCACCGCCCGCGACCGGCACGCCCGCGCGATGCAGGTGATCCTGTGCCGGGAAGCCGGAACCCACCCCGACGTCCGTGCCCATCTCCGCCGCTTCCGGACCGGTCTGCGCGACGCGACCGTGCGGATCCTGCAGGCCAGCACCGTCGCACCCATCCGTCCGGGAACCCTGCGGGACTGCGCCGACGCGTGGGTCGCCGTCATGGTGGCGATCACCGGAACCCGCACCCGTGACCGAGAGGAGATCGGGGCCGTCGCCCGCGTCGTCGCCGCCGGCATGGCCCAGCTGGGATGA
- a CDS encoding glutamate racemase — MIVALIDSGLGLLPTSAWLRRLRPDLDLMLLLDPDGAPWGPRDPQWVIDRVVGTARRAVARGAEVVVLPCNTASVTALEHVRADLGPGIPVIGTVPAIKPAAAMCDSVAIWATAATTASAYQAGLVERFANGSSVVGVACHGLADAIDRGDTEAAVDAIASAAARTPDHVTGVVLGCTHYPLMADEIAARLPAGVLLFDSAEAVAAQTLRRIDALGRDTTGSGTVEVLLSGTRGELPVGAARFDAGRLLLAAPSR, encoded by the coding sequence GTGATCGTTGCGCTCATCGACTCGGGTCTGGGACTGCTCCCGACGTCCGCGTGGCTGCGCCGGTTGCGGCCCGATCTGGATCTGATGCTGTTGCTGGACCCGGACGGCGCGCCGTGGGGTCCGCGGGATCCGCAGTGGGTGATCGACCGGGTCGTCGGCACCGCGCGCCGGGCTGTGGCCCGGGGCGCCGAGGTGGTGGTGCTGCCGTGCAACACCGCGAGCGTCACCGCGCTCGAGCACGTGCGGGCGGATCTCGGCCCCGGGATTCCCGTGATCGGCACCGTTCCGGCGATCAAACCGGCGGCCGCGATGTGTGATTCGGTGGCGATCTGGGCGACGGCGGCCACCACGGCGAGTGCCTATCAGGCGGGGCTGGTCGAGCGGTTCGCGAACGGCAGTTCGGTCGTCGGTGTCGCGTGCCACGGATTGGCGGACGCCATCGATCGCGGCGATACGGAGGCGGCGGTGGATGCCATCGCGTCCGCGGCGGCCCGCACCCCGGACCACGTCACCGGGGTCGTGCTCGGATGTACGCACTACCCGCTGATGGCCGACGAGATCGCGGCGCGGTTGCCGGCGGGGGTGCTGTTGTTCGACAGTGCGGAGGCGGTTGCGGCGCAGACGTTGCGACGTATCGACGCGCTGGGCCGCGACACGACCGGCAGCGGCACGGTCGAGGTCCTGCTCAGTGGGACGCGGGGGGAGTTGCCGGTGGGTGCGGCCCGGTTCGACGCCGGACGGTTGTTGCTCGCGGCGCCGTCCCGCTGA
- a CDS encoding nuclear transport factor 2 family protein: protein MTQHDTAPLERQKAMTPEDLTRLFVERSNAGDADGVAALYAEDAVVAYPPGSVTVGRAAIRDMWAQVLAHAPRFEPEPPLPTLVSGDLALTSTPPRDGSGARAQVVRRQPDGSWLRVLDQPEFVRPDAAP from the coding sequence ATGACACAGCACGACACGGCACCGCTCGAGCGGCAGAAGGCGATGACCCCCGAGGACCTCACCCGGTTGTTCGTCGAACGTTCCAACGCGGGGGACGCCGACGGAGTGGCGGCCCTGTATGCGGAGGATGCGGTCGTGGCCTACCCGCCGGGATCGGTCACCGTCGGACGGGCCGCGATCCGGGACATGTGGGCGCAGGTGCTCGCGCATGCTCCGCGCTTCGAGCCCGAGCCGCCGCTGCCGACGCTCGTCAGCGGTGATCTGGCCCTGACCTCGACGCCGCCGCGGGACGGGTCCGGGGCACGGGCGCAGGTGGTGCGCCGGCAGCCGGACGGCAGCTGGCTGCGGGTGCTGGACCAGCCGGAGTTCGTCCGCCCCGACGCTGCTCCCTGA
- a CDS encoding NAD(P)/FAD-dependent oxidoreductase gives MSNRAGADGPVVIVGAGLAAVRAIEELRQSGYDDGLVLVGDETHLPYDRPPLSKDVVRGENDDTTLRPQEFYDEQRVDLRLGTAATGLDRERKVLLLADGSEIAYGDLIVATGLRPRRIPGLPDLAGVHVLRSVDESRALRADLRPGARALVVGAGFIGCELAASMRALGLDVVLVEPQPAPLASVLGEQVGALVGRLHAEEGVDVRAGVGLASLSGDDRVRTAVLSDGTELSVDVVAIGIGSVPVTEWLDGSGVAVENGVLCDEVGRTGDPHVWAIGDVAAWRHTVGGHKRVEHWSNAGDQAKILAGALTGTGDPEAPAQVPYFWSDQYGMKIQALGTVSASDDVHVVKDDGRKFVVYYSRGGALTAVVGLGSAGAVMKMRAKVAAEVPVADLLAPA, from the coding sequence ATGAGCAATCGTGCAGGGGCCGACGGGCCGGTCGTGATCGTCGGGGCCGGGCTCGCCGCCGTCCGTGCGATCGAGGAACTGCGGCAGTCGGGGTACGACGACGGCCTGGTCCTGGTCGGTGACGAAACGCATCTGCCGTACGACCGGCCGCCGCTGTCGAAGGACGTCGTCCGCGGCGAGAACGACGACACGACGCTGCGCCCGCAGGAGTTCTACGACGAGCAGCGCGTCGACCTGCGGCTCGGAACCGCCGCGACCGGTCTGGACCGGGAGCGGAAGGTGCTGCTGCTGGCCGACGGCAGCGAGATCGCGTACGGCGATCTGATCGTCGCGACCGGGCTGCGGCCCCGCCGGATCCCGGGTCTGCCGGATCTCGCGGGCGTGCACGTGCTGCGGTCGGTGGACGAGTCCCGTGCGCTGCGCGCCGACCTGCGCCCGGGTGCCCGGGCGCTGGTCGTGGGTGCCGGTTTCATCGGCTGCGAGCTCGCGGCGAGCATGCGGGCGCTCGGTCTCGACGTCGTCCTCGTGGAGCCGCAGCCGGCACCGCTCGCATCGGTGCTGGGAGAGCAGGTCGGGGCGCTGGTCGGGCGGCTGCACGCCGAGGAGGGCGTCGACGTGCGGGCCGGTGTCGGACTGGCGTCGCTGTCCGGGGACGATCGGGTGCGCACGGCCGTCCTGTCCGACGGCACGGAACTCTCGGTGGACGTGGTGGCGATCGGGATCGGCTCGGTGCCGGTCACCGAGTGGCTCGACGGATCCGGGGTCGCCGTCGAGAACGGTGTGCTGTGCGACGAGGTCGGGCGGACCGGGGACCCGCACGTGTGGGCGATCGGTGACGTCGCGGCGTGGCGGCACACGGTCGGCGGGCACAAGCGGGTCGAGCACTGGAGCAATGCCGGGGACCAGGCGAAGATCCTCGCCGGGGCGCTCACCGGGACCGGGGATCCGGAGGCGCCCGCGCAGGTCCCGTACTTCTGGAGCGACCAGTACGGCATGAAGATCCAGGCACTCGGCACGGTGTCGGCGTCCGACGACGTGCACGTGGTCAAGGACGACGGCCGCAAGTTCGTCGTCTACTACTCGCGGGGCGGGGCGCTGACGGCGGTCGTCGGGCTGGGGTCGGCGGGTGCGGTGATGAAGATGCGGGCGAAGGTCGCGGCGGAGGTGCCGGTCGCGGATCTGCTGGCCCCGGCCTGA
- the tuf gene encoding elongation factor Tu: protein MAKAKFERTKPHVNIGTIGHVDHGKTTTTAAITKVLADQYPDLNESFAFDQIDKAPEEKARGITINISHVEYQTEKRHYAHVDAPGHADYIKNMITGAAQMDGAILVVAATDGPMPQTREHVLLARQVGVPYILVALNKADMVDDEEILELVEMEVRELLAGQEFDENAPVVPISALKALEGDPKWVESVQKLMAAVDESIPDPVRETEKPFLMPVEDVFTITGRGTVVTGRIERGVINVNEEVEIVGIRPDVTKTTVTGIEMFRKLLDQGQAGDNVGLLVRGIKREDVERGQVVVKPGTTTPHTEFEGQAYILSKDEGGRHTPFFNNYRPQFYFRTTDVTGVVTLPEGTEMVMPGDNTEMSVVLIQPVAMDEGLRFAIREGGRTVGAGRVTKIIK from the coding sequence GTGGCGAAGGCGAAGTTCGAGCGGACCAAGCCGCACGTGAACATCGGCACCATCGGTCACGTCGACCACGGCAAGACCACCACGACGGCTGCGATCACCAAGGTGCTGGCCGACCAGTACCCCGACCTGAACGAGAGCTTCGCTTTCGATCAGATCGACAAGGCGCCGGAGGAGAAGGCTCGTGGTATCACGATCAACATCTCCCACGTCGAGTACCAGACGGAGAAGCGTCACTACGCTCACGTCGACGCTCCGGGTCACGCCGACTACATCAAGAACATGATCACCGGTGCTGCCCAGATGGACGGCGCGATCCTGGTCGTGGCCGCCACCGACGGCCCGATGCCGCAGACCCGCGAGCACGTGCTGCTCGCTCGCCAGGTCGGCGTGCCCTACATCCTCGTCGCCCTGAACAAGGCCGACATGGTCGACGACGAGGAAATCCTCGAGCTCGTCGAGATGGAGGTCCGCGAGCTGCTGGCCGGCCAGGAGTTCGACGAGAACGCTCCGGTCGTCCCGATCTCGGCGCTGAAGGCGCTCGAGGGTGACCCGAAGTGGGTCGAGTCGGTGCAGAAGCTGATGGCTGCTGTCGACGAGTCGATCCCGGACCCGGTCCGTGAGACCGAGAAGCCGTTCCTCATGCCCGTCGAGGACGTCTTCACGATCACCGGTCGTGGCACCGTCGTCACCGGCCGCATCGAGCGTGGCGTGATCAACGTCAACGAAGAGGTCGAGATCGTCGGTATCCGTCCCGACGTCACCAAGACCACGGTCACCGGCATCGAGATGTTCCGCAAGCTGCTCGACCAGGGCCAGGCCGGCGACAACGTCGGTCTGCTGGTGCGCGGCATCAAGCGCGAGGACGTCGAGCGTGGCCAGGTTGTCGTCAAGCCCGGCACCACGACCCCGCACACCGAGTTCGAGGGCCAGGCGTACATCCTGTCCAAGGACGAGGGCGGCCGTCACACGCCGTTCTTCAACAACTACCGTCCGCAGTTCTACTTCCGTACGACTGACGTGACGGGCGTTGTGACCCTCCCCGAGGGCACCGAGATGGTCATGCCCGGTGACAACACCGAGATGTCCGTCGTGCTGATCCAGCCGGTCGCCATGGACGAGGGCCTGCGCTTCGCGATCCGTGAGGGTGGCCGCACCGTCGGCGCCGGTCGCGTCACGAAGATCATCAAGTGA
- a CDS encoding ferredoxin--NADP reductase, with product MTTIDVPHSSRSAVLTVSGVIEETPDSRSLVFDVPADMKSKFDYKPGQFLTLRIPSDRTGSVARCYSLASSPFTDDAPKVTVKRTAEGYGSNWLCDNLKAGDQIEVLPPAGVFTPKSLDHDFLLFGGGSGITPVMSILKSALTQGDGKVVLLYGNRDVESVIFAAELRELAAKYADRLTIIHWIETVQGLPSATQLATLLAPYTSYEAFMCGPGPFMDTIHEALAQAGMPRAQVHAEVFNSLSGDPFADVELEEVTAEEAADAATVEIELDGETHNLSWPRKQTLVDVMLSKGLDVPYSCQEGECGSCACTVLEGKVEMEHSGVLDQEDIDNGYILGCQARPVSDTLKIEF from the coding sequence ATGACCACAATCGACGTGCCGCACAGCTCTCGATCCGCGGTGCTCACCGTGTCCGGGGTGATCGAGGAGACCCCCGACTCGCGATCGCTGGTCTTCGACGTCCCCGCGGACATGAAGAGCAAGTTCGACTACAAGCCCGGACAGTTCCTGACGCTGCGCATCCCCAGCGACCGGACCGGCTCCGTCGCCCGCTGCTACTCCCTGGCGAGCTCGCCGTTCACCGACGACGCCCCCAAGGTCACCGTCAAGCGCACCGCCGAGGGCTACGGCTCCAACTGGCTGTGCGACAACCTGAAGGCGGGCGACCAGATCGAGGTGCTGCCCCCGGCCGGCGTCTTCACCCCGAAGTCGCTCGACCACGACTTCCTGCTGTTCGGCGGCGGCAGCGGCATCACGCCCGTCATGTCGATCCTGAAGTCGGCGCTCACCCAGGGCGACGGCAAGGTCGTCCTGCTGTACGGCAACCGCGACGTCGAGTCGGTGATCTTCGCGGCCGAGCTGCGCGAGCTCGCCGCCAAGTACGCCGACCGCCTCACGATCATCCACTGGATCGAGACGGTCCAGGGCCTGCCGAGCGCGACGCAGCTCGCGACGCTCCTGGCGCCCTACACCTCGTACGAGGCGTTCATGTGTGGCCCCGGCCCGTTCATGGACACCATCCACGAGGCCCTGGCCCAGGCCGGGATGCCGCGCGCGCAGGTCCACGCCGAGGTGTTCAACTCCCTGAGCGGCGACCCGTTCGCGGACGTCGAGCTCGAGGAGGTCACCGCAGAGGAGGCCGCCGACGCTGCCACCGTCGAGATCGAACTGGACGGCGAGACGCACAACCTCAGCTGGCCGCGGAAGCAGACGCTCGTCGACGTCATGCTGTCGAAGGGCCTCGACGTGCCCTACTCCTGCCAGGAAGGCGAGTGCGGCTCGTGTGCCTGCACCGTCCTCGAGGGCAAGGTCGAAATGGAGCACTCCGGTGTCCTCGACCAGGAGGACATCGACAACGGGTACATCCTGGGCTGCCAGGCCCGTCCCGTCAGCGACACCCTCAAGATCGAGTTCTGA
- a CDS encoding DUF2273 domain-containing protein: MTSTSMGLLAGLLLALAGILGGFSGFVFAVLLGAVGMAIGAHRDGHLDLGAILRSRGRG; this comes from the coding sequence ATGACCAGCACCAGCATGGGACTGCTCGCGGGCCTGCTCCTGGCACTCGCCGGGATCCTCGGCGGCTTCAGCGGATTCGTCTTCGCCGTCCTCCTCGGCGCCGTCGGCATGGCGATCGGAGCCCACCGCGACGGCCACCTCGACCTCGGCGCCATCCTGCGGTCCCGCGGCCGTGGCTGA
- a CDS encoding LysR family transcriptional regulator: MELRQLAYFVAVAEEANFTRAAARVHISQSGISAQIRQLENELGTPLFERAARSATLTVAGKAALPHARAALAAARSVHEAVDEVNQLVRGQLSVGMVTACTVTPLFDALAACRRAHPGIGVDLVEDSSDVLLEQVRTGHLDVALVGLAGGPPTDLEALTIVSERIAALVAPGHPLATSAPASLADVCTHPLICMPVGTGVRTALDRECAASGVVGEIVMQASAPDAVADLAGRGLGVAILSTSMADAYPHLVPVPIVDAAVDAVLALVWKPAPSPALREFLRHAHRTFR; the protein is encoded by the coding sequence ATGGAACTGCGTCAGCTCGCCTACTTCGTCGCGGTCGCCGAAGAAGCCAACTTCACCCGCGCCGCGGCCCGCGTCCATATCAGCCAATCCGGGATCAGCGCCCAGATCCGACAGCTCGAGAACGAACTGGGCACACCCCTGTTCGAGCGGGCCGCCCGCTCCGCCACACTCACCGTCGCCGGGAAGGCCGCCCTGCCGCACGCCCGCGCCGCACTCGCCGCGGCACGATCCGTCCACGAGGCCGTGGACGAGGTCAATCAACTGGTCCGCGGACAGCTGTCGGTGGGCATGGTCACCGCCTGCACCGTGACCCCGCTGTTCGACGCCCTCGCCGCCTGCCGGCGCGCCCATCCGGGCATCGGCGTCGACCTCGTCGAAGACAGCTCGGACGTCCTGCTCGAGCAGGTCCGGACGGGACACCTCGACGTCGCACTCGTCGGGCTCGCGGGTGGGCCGCCGACGGACCTGGAGGCCCTGACGATCGTGTCCGAACGGATCGCGGCCCTCGTCGCCCCCGGCCACCCGCTGGCGACGTCGGCACCGGCATCCCTGGCCGACGTGTGCACACATCCCCTGATCTGCATGCCCGTCGGCACCGGTGTCCGCACCGCGCTCGACCGGGAATGCGCCGCATCCGGTGTCGTGGGCGAGATCGTCATGCAGGCCAGCGCCCCGGACGCGGTGGCCGACCTGGCGGGACGCGGACTGGGCGTCGCGATCCTCAGTACGTCGATGGCGGACGCCTATCCGCATCTCGTCCCGGTCCCCATCGTCGACGCCGCCGTCGACGCCGTCCTCGCCCTGGTGTGGAAACCGGCGCCGTCCCCGGCGCTGCGCGAGTTCCTCCGACACGCCCACCGCACATTCCGGTAG
- a CDS encoding SPW repeat protein: MKASTRWQDYAAVIIGAFAALSPLWLSTNTGARWSLIVLGVLVALSGLVHMARPGLAAADYAMGVLGVLMFISPWVMNFHAMTSAAWTAWVVGALTVVVSAIGLPALNARMHGHGGVAAH, translated from the coding sequence ATGAAGGCTTCAACTCGTTGGCAGGACTACGCGGCCGTGATCATCGGCGCCTTCGCGGCGCTGTCCCCGCTGTGGCTGTCCACGAACACCGGCGCCCGCTGGTCACTGATCGTGCTCGGTGTGCTGGTCGCACTGTCCGGTCTGGTGCACATGGCCCGTCCCGGCCTGGCCGCAGCGGACTATGCGATGGGTGTGCTCGGTGTCCTGATGTTCATCTCGCCGTGGGTGATGAACTTCCACGCGATGACATCGGCGGCGTGGACGGCGTGGGTCGTCGGCGCCCTGACCGTCGTGGTCTCCGCGATCGGCCTGCCCGCCCTGAACGCCCGCATGCACGGCCACGGTGGTGTCGCCGCGCACTGA
- a CDS encoding Asp23/Gls24 family envelope stress response protein: MATDPERIRFGASASHDLVDTHGKTIIADAVVAKIAGIATREVSGVHDVGGGTARAVGALRDRIPGARVNHGQGIAVEVGEKQAAIDIGIVAEYGVALHELAAGIRRNVIAAVETMTGLEVTEVNITVFDVVLLDEEPGADTETRPRVQ; the protein is encoded by the coding sequence ATGGCGACAGATCCCGAACGAATCCGATTCGGGGCGAGCGCGTCCCACGACCTGGTCGACACGCACGGCAAGACGATCATCGCCGACGCCGTGGTCGCCAAGATCGCCGGAATCGCCACCCGCGAGGTCAGCGGAGTCCACGACGTCGGCGGCGGCACGGCCCGCGCTGTCGGCGCCCTGCGCGACCGTATCCCCGGCGCCCGCGTCAACCACGGGCAGGGCATCGCCGTCGAGGTCGGCGAGAAACAGGCCGCGATCGACATCGGCATCGTCGCCGAATACGGTGTCGCCCTGCACGAACTGGCCGCCGGGATCCGCCGCAACGTCATCGCCGCCGTCGAGACCATGACCGGACTCGAGGTCACCGAAGTGAACATCACCGTCTTCGACGTCGTCCTCCTCGACGAGGAACCGGGCGCCGACACCGAGACGCGGCCCCGGGTCCAGTGA
- the rpsG gene encoding 30S ribosomal protein S7 has protein sequence MPRKGPAPKRPLVADPVYGSPLVTQLVNKILMDGKKSTAERIVYGALEQAREKTGTDPVVTLKRALDNVKPALEVRSRRVGGATYQVPVEVRPGRSTTLALRWLVTFSRARREKTMVERLANELLDASNGLGASVKRREDTHKMAEANKAFAHYRW, from the coding sequence ATGCCACGTAAGGGCCCCGCTCCCAAGCGCCCCCTGGTTGCCGATCCGGTCTACGGTTCGCCGCTGGTGACCCAGCTCGTGAACAAGATCCTGATGGACGGCAAGAAGTCCACCGCCGAGCGCATCGTCTACGGTGCCCTCGAGCAGGCTCGCGAGAAGACCGGCACCGATCCGGTCGTCACCCTCAAGCGTGCACTCGACAACGTCAAGCCGGCCCTCGAGGTCCGCAGCCGTCGTGTCGGTGGCGCCACCTACCAGGTTCCGGTCGAGGTTCGTCCGGGCCGTTCCACCACGCTGGCCCTGCGCTGGCTGGTGACCTTCTCGCGCGCACGTCGTGAGAAGACCATGGTCGAGCGTCTCGCCAACGAGCTTCTGGACGCGAGCAACGGCCTGGGCGCTTCCGTGAAGCGTCGCGAGGACACCCACAAGATGGCTGAAGCCAACAAGGCGTTCGCGCACTACCGCTGGTGA
- the fusA gene encoding elongation factor G produces the protein MAQEVLTDLNKVRNIGIMAHIDAGKTTTTERILFYTGVNYKIGETHDGASTTDWMEQEKERGITITSAAVTCFWNNNQINIIDTPGHVDFTVEVERSLRVLDGAVAVFDGKEGVEPQSEQVWRQAAKYDVPRICFVNKMDKMGADFYFTVQTIIDRLGAKPLVLQLPIGSEDAFDGVVDLVEMRALTWRGVTEIGTDATIEEIPAELADKAAEYREKLLETVAESDEALMEKYFGGEELTVEEIKGAIRKMTVNSELYPVLCGTAFKNKGIQPMLDAVIDYLPTPLDIGEVHGHKLNDEETDLTRKPSKDEPFSALAFKIAAHPFFGKLTFVRVYSGRVESGTQVLNATKGKKERIGKLFQMHANKENPVDEAVAGHIYAMIGLKDTTTGDTLCAQDAPIVLESMTFPDPVIQVSIEPKTKSDQEKLGTAIQKLAEEDPTFSVELDEETGQTVIGGMGELHLDILVDRMRREFKVEANVGKPQVAYRETITKTVDKHEFTHKKQTGGSGQFAKVIIALEPYVGEEGESYAFENKVTGGRVPREYIPSVDAGAQDAMQYGVLAGYPLVNMKLTLLDGAYHDVDSSEMAFKVAGSQALKEAARKAGPVILEPLMAVEVTTPEDYMGDVIGDLNSRRGQIQAMEERSGARVVKALVPLSEMFGYIGDLRSKTQGRANFSMVFDSYAEVPSNVSKEIIAKATGE, from the coding sequence GTGGCACAGGAAGTGCTGACCGACCTGAACAAGGTCCGCAACATCGGCATCATGGCGCACATCGATGCCGGCAAGACCACCACCACCGAGCGCATCCTCTTCTACACCGGTGTGAACTACAAGATCGGTGAGACCCACGACGGTGCGTCCACGACGGACTGGATGGAGCAGGAGAAGGAGCGTGGTATCACCATCACCTCCGCTGCTGTGACCTGTTTCTGGAACAACAACCAGATCAACATCATCGACACCCCCGGCCACGTCGACTTCACGGTCGAGGTCGAGCGTTCGCTCCGCGTGCTCGACGGTGCCGTCGCGGTGTTCGACGGTAAGGAAGGCGTCGAGCCCCAGTCCGAGCAGGTCTGGCGCCAGGCTGCCAAGTACGACGTTCCGCGCATCTGCTTCGTCAACAAGATGGACAAGATGGGCGCGGACTTCTACTTCACCGTGCAGACCATCATCGACCGCCTCGGTGCGAAGCCGCTGGTCCTGCAGCTGCCGATCGGTTCCGAGGATGCCTTCGACGGCGTCGTCGACCTCGTCGAGATGCGCGCGCTGACCTGGCGTGGCGTCACCGAGATCGGCACCGACGCGACGATCGAGGAGATCCCCGCGGAGCTGGCCGACAAGGCTGCCGAGTACCGCGAGAAGCTGCTCGAGACCGTTGCCGAGTCCGACGAAGCTCTCATGGAGAAGTACTTCGGCGGCGAGGAGCTCACGGTCGAGGAGATCAAGGGCGCCATCCGCAAGATGACGGTCAACTCCGAGCTGTACCCGGTGCTGTGTGGCACCGCGTTCAAGAACAAGGGCATCCAGCCCATGCTCGACGCGGTCATCGACTACCTGCCGACCCCGCTGGACATCGGCGAGGTTCACGGTCACAAGCTGAACGACGAGGAGACCGACCTCACCCGCAAGCCGAGCAAGGACGAGCCGTTCTCGGCTCTGGCCTTCAAGATTGCTGCGCACCCGTTCTTCGGCAAGCTCACCTTCGTGCGCGTCTACTCGGGACGTGTCGAGTCGGGCACCCAGGTGCTCAACGCCACGAAGGGCAAGAAGGAGCGCATCGGCAAGCTCTTCCAGATGCATGCCAACAAGGAGAACCCGGTCGACGAGGCCGTGGCCGGCCACATCTACGCGATGATCGGCCTGAAGGACACCACGACCGGTGACACCCTGTGCGCGCAGGACGCCCCGATCGTCCTCGAGTCGATGACGTTCCCGGACCCGGTCATCCAGGTCTCGATCGAGCCCAAGACCAAGTCCGACCAGGAGAAGCTGGGCACCGCGATCCAGAAGCTCGCGGAAGAGGACCCGACCTTCTCGGTCGAGCTGGACGAAGAGACCGGCCAGACCGTCATCGGCGGCATGGGCGAGCTGCACCTCGACATCCTCGTCGACCGTATGCGTCGCGAGTTCAAGGTCGAGGCCAACGTCGGCAAGCCGCAGGTTGCGTACCGTGAGACGATCACCAAGACCGTCGACAAGCACGAGTTCACCCACAAGAAGCAGACGGGTGGCTCGGGCCAGTTCGCGAAGGTCATCATCGCCCTCGAGCCGTACGTCGGCGAGGAAGGCGAGTCCTACGCGTTCGAGAACAAGGTCACCGGTGGTCGCGTTCCGCGCGAATACATCCCGTCGGTCGATGCCGGTGCCCAGGACGCGATGCAGTACGGTGTTCTCGCCGGCTACCCGCTCGTGAACATGAAGCTGACCCTGCTCGACGGCGCATACCACGACGTCGACTCCTCGGAAATGGCCTTCAAGGTCGCCGGTTCGCAGGCGCTCAAGGAAGCTGCCCGCAAGGCCGGCCCGGTCATTCTCGAGCCCCTCATGGCTGTCGAGGTCACCACCCCCGAGGACTACATGGGTGACGTGATCGGCGACCTCAACTCCCGCCGTGGCCAGATCCAGGCCATGGAGGAACGCAGTGGTGCCCGTGTCGTGAAGGCGCTGGTTCCGCTCTCGGAGATGTTCGGCTACATCGGTGATCTGCGGTCGAAGACCCAGGGCCGGGCGAACTTCTCCATGGTGTTCGACTCCTACGCAGAGGTTCCCTCGAACGTCTCGAAGGAGATCATCGCCAAGGCGACCGGCGAGTAA
- a CDS encoding DUF6286 domain-containing Asp23/Gls24 family envelope stress response protein, with amino-acid sequence MADDPGDRGRLVVKDRAIAKIATTTALQVPGVVPHGSSLTRFTGRDLPRADISAGSHSVAVNLYLGVQWPCDVAELTRRVHGDVAERVEHLAGLPLHRLGVYVAGTVPTPSDDATTGPAPVASETVVAPRPPTAAPAAVPAAVVLAVGLLALAGAVGRELLIVRGTISGAPWIRNSVEWVARLHWEQWLLPAALAALTVGVLLVLLALAPRTRTHVPTRRRPSDSASTVWLRPVDIARLCSARAGTLAGVHTAHTTVDRRRANVHVTTVPDGSPPGLEAAVADAVTDTLTVLDRPLRVKVTTRRARSTP; translated from the coding sequence GTGGCTGACGACCCCGGCGACCGCGGCCGACTCGTCGTCAAGGACCGCGCGATCGCGAAGATCGCCACCACCACGGCACTGCAGGTGCCCGGCGTCGTCCCGCACGGCAGCAGCCTCACCCGGTTCACCGGACGCGACCTGCCCCGCGCCGACATCTCCGCCGGCAGCCACTCCGTCGCCGTCAACCTGTACCTCGGTGTGCAGTGGCCGTGCGACGTCGCCGAACTGACCCGGCGCGTCCACGGCGACGTCGCCGAACGCGTCGAACACCTCGCGGGACTCCCCCTGCACCGCCTCGGCGTGTACGTCGCCGGCACCGTGCCCACCCCGTCCGACGACGCCACCACCGGCCCGGCCCCCGTCGCCTCCGAGACCGTCGTCGCGCCCCGCCCGCCCACCGCCGCACCGGCCGCCGTCCCCGCAGCCGTCGTGCTCGCCGTCGGACTGCTCGCACTCGCCGGTGCCGTCGGCCGGGAACTGCTCATCGTCCGCGGCACCATCTCCGGGGCCCCGTGGATCCGCAACAGTGTCGAATGGGTGGCGCGCCTGCACTGGGAACAATGGCTCCTCCCCGCAGCCCTCGCAGCCCTGACCGTCGGCGTCCTGCTCGTCCTCCTGGCCCTCGCGCCACGCACTCGCACCCACGTCCCCACCCGGCGCCGGCCCTCTGACTCCGCATCGACCGTCTGGCTGCGGCCCGTCGACATCGCCCGCCTGTGCAGTGCACGCGCCGGAACCCTCGCCGGCGTGCACACCGCCCACACCACCGTCGACCGGCGGCGCGCGAACGTCCACGTCACCACAGTGCCCGACGGGTCCCCACCCGGCCTCGAGGCTGCGGTGGCCGACGCCGTCACCGACACCCTGACCGTCCTCGACCGGCCCCTGCGGGTGAAGGTGACGACGCGTCGCGCACGGAGCACACCGTGA